One stretch of Jiangella gansuensis DSM 44835 DNA includes these proteins:
- a CDS encoding ABC transporter ATP-binding protein translates to MAETTVTARRPPAEGAPVLSVRDLCVEFDTRDGVRPVVQDVSLDVYAGRTLAVLGESGSGKSVTARSVMGLIDPPGRITGGQVLFEGRDLVHASAEERRLISGERVAIVFQDALSALNPVFSVGEQIAELLRTRRGMRRRAAAARAVELMARVRIPAPQRRAKEYPHQFSGGMRQRAMIAMALALEPTVLIADEPTTALDVTVQAQIMDLLLDLQDETGMGMILITHDLGVVAETADTLAVMYAGRVVERGRVDDVFARPAHPYTRGLLHSIPRLDRDDDSLWAIPGSPPTVLSRVAGCAFATRCDVAVDVCSTTRPDLVSPSRADAPLGPTDRASACHRREEVLHGRV, encoded by the coding sequence ATGGCTGAGACGACGGTCACCGCCCGGCGCCCTCCCGCCGAGGGTGCTCCGGTGCTGAGCGTGCGCGACCTGTGCGTGGAGTTCGACACCCGCGACGGTGTCCGCCCGGTGGTCCAGGACGTCAGCCTCGACGTCTATGCCGGCCGGACGCTGGCCGTGCTCGGCGAGTCGGGGTCGGGAAAGTCGGTGACCGCCCGGTCCGTCATGGGCCTCATCGACCCGCCCGGCCGGATCACCGGCGGCCAGGTGCTGTTCGAGGGCAGGGACCTCGTCCACGCCTCCGCCGAGGAGCGGCGGCTGATCAGCGGCGAACGCGTCGCGATCGTGTTCCAGGACGCGCTCTCCGCGCTCAACCCCGTCTTCTCCGTCGGCGAGCAGATCGCGGAGCTGCTGCGCACCCGCCGCGGCATGCGCCGGCGCGCGGCCGCGGCCCGCGCCGTCGAACTGATGGCCCGGGTCCGGATCCCGGCGCCGCAGCGGCGGGCGAAGGAGTACCCGCACCAGTTCTCCGGCGGCATGCGGCAGCGCGCGATGATCGCGATGGCGCTCGCCCTCGAACCGACCGTGCTCATCGCGGACGAGCCCACCACGGCCCTCGACGTCACTGTCCAGGCGCAGATCATGGACCTGCTCCTGGACCTGCAGGACGAAACCGGCATGGGGATGATCCTCATCACCCACGACCTCGGCGTGGTCGCCGAGACCGCCGACACGCTCGCCGTCATGTACGCCGGCCGGGTCGTGGAACGCGGCCGGGTCGACGACGTCTTCGCCCGGCCCGCGCACCCCTACACCCGCGGCCTGCTGCACTCGATCCCGCGCCTCGACCGCGACGACGACAGCCTGTGGGCCATTCCCGGCTCGCCGCCCACCGTCCTGAGCCGGGTGGCGGGGTGCGCGTTCGCGACGCGCTGCGACGTCGCCGTCGACGTGTGCTCCACGACCCGTCCGGACCTGGTCTCCCCGTCGCGGGCCGACGCACCGCTGGGTCCCACGGACCGCGCCAGCGCCTGCCACCGTCGAGAGGAGGTCCTCCATGGCCGTGTCTGA